In a single window of the Olivibacter sp. SDN3 genome:
- a CDS encoding AraC family transcriptional regulator, translated as MQTFQKYLPIQPSDQKWGLYALSVGFGQINAAHNYPSPNHPSTYRFEWDKGRVLREYQLIYITRGEGVFESTKSGIQRVYPGSIIILFPNEWHRYKPDEATGWAEYWVGFNGPVADQLIKNNFFTPYNPVINLGFKDEVIDLYDHITEQSRQERPYYQQLVSGDILQLLGNIYALSREKQLDGDDSYIHDLINQSKLVLRENFEQLISIEDIAEQLGVSYSLFRKAFKKHVGISPGQYLIQLKIEKAKFLLNHPHKRIKDIAYELGFDSCFYFSKLFKDKTGLSPEHYRRNKMTGGIKI; from the coding sequence ATGCAAACCTTCCAGAAATACCTACCCATACAACCGAGTGACCAGAAATGGGGTTTATATGCGTTGAGCGTGGGGTTTGGGCAAATAAATGCTGCCCATAACTATCCATCCCCCAATCACCCTTCAACTTACCGTTTCGAATGGGACAAGGGGCGTGTGCTCAGGGAATATCAGCTCATTTACATTACACGTGGCGAAGGGGTTTTTGAATCCACAAAAAGTGGTATCCAACGGGTATACCCCGGATCTATCATTATTCTTTTTCCGAATGAATGGCATCGTTATAAACCCGATGAAGCTACCGGATGGGCCGAATATTGGGTAGGATTTAATGGCCCTGTTGCCGACCAACTCATCAAGAACAACTTTTTCACGCCCTATAATCCCGTGATCAATTTGGGTTTTAAGGATGAAGTAATAGATCTATATGATCATATAACCGAACAAAGCAGGCAAGAAAGGCCTTATTATCAACAGTTGGTATCTGGTGATATCCTACAGTTATTAGGTAATATATATGCCTTATCGCGAGAGAAGCAGTTGGATGGCGATGACAGCTATATTCATGATCTCATCAACCAGTCGAAGCTTGTTTTACGTGAAAATTTCGAACAGCTTATTTCTATAGAAGATATTGCTGAACAATTAGGTGTAAGTTATTCGCTATTTCGGAAAGCCTTTAAAAAACATGTAGGCATCTCTCCCGGGCAATACCTCATACAATTGAAAATAGAAAAAGCTAAATTTCTGCTTAACCATCCGCATAAGCGGATTAAAGATATTGCTTATGAACTAGGTTTCGACTCTTGTTTTTATTTTTCAAAATTATTTAAAGATAAAACCGGTTTGTCACCGGAGCACTATAGGCGGAATAAGATGACGGGCGGTATTAAAATTTAA
- a CDS encoding alkaline phosphatase family protein, giving the protein MKKLSVILFVKIFFISAIFAQKHVVLVTIDGFRPDFYLEEKWDTPNLKQLKSQGIYARGVNSVFPSITYPSHTTIVTGVQPSEHGITSNALFEPDSVTGKIYWNFNQITAPTIWEAAKKKGLKVASMLWPVSAEAPIDINISDIGSMGENIRSSYAEPKGITDSIRLLLFPNQEVKWGEDEFNAPASAHIIRQYKPHLMTIHLISVDHAEHTTGRDGKAVYEAIHHADQGIGLIREAIKDAGMEDSTLLIVTGDHGFYDVTQQVNPNIWLVREGLLDPDKKTDWKAQFFAVGGSAFLFLKDKQDTVTRNRVLEMLNNLPENEKKCFRIIHENQMKEIGANPSASFALSGLQGTSFGNSVVGEPMKEGKGGTHGHFPDTQPIQTGFVATGPKLNQGVSIEEMDLKDVTMFVKEYLQLNMPTAKGRSSQPYFE; this is encoded by the coding sequence ATGAAAAAATTATCGGTTATATTATTCGTTAAAATATTTTTTATTTCGGCAATATTTGCGCAGAAACATGTTGTATTGGTAACCATCGATGGCTTTAGGCCGGATTTCTACTTAGAAGAAAAATGGGACACACCAAATCTGAAGCAACTTAAATCACAGGGTATTTATGCGAGAGGAGTGAATAGTGTTTTTCCGTCCATAACCTACCCCTCTCATACAACAATTGTTACGGGTGTTCAACCATCCGAACATGGTATTACTTCCAATGCGTTGTTCGAACCGGATAGTGTAACCGGAAAAATTTATTGGAACTTCAACCAGATTACTGCTCCCACCATCTGGGAAGCAGCCAAAAAGAAGGGATTAAAAGTGGCTTCCATGCTGTGGCCTGTTTCCGCGGAAGCTCCTATTGATATCAATATTTCCGATATAGGCAGTATGGGAGAAAATATCCGCAGCAGTTATGCCGAACCGAAGGGGATTACAGATTCCATCCGATTGCTATTGTTTCCCAACCAAGAAGTGAAGTGGGGAGAAGATGAATTTAATGCTCCGGCTTCAGCACATATCATACGTCAATACAAACCTCATTTGATGACCATTCACTTGATTTCTGTAGACCATGCAGAGCATACCACAGGAAGGGATGGCAAAGCGGTGTATGAAGCTATTCACCATGCCGACCAAGGAATAGGTTTAATCCGAGAGGCCATTAAAGATGCCGGTATGGAAGATAGTACCTTGCTGATCGTTACCGGAGACCATGGTTTTTACGACGTTACACAACAGGTAAATCCCAATATTTGGTTAGTACGTGAAGGCTTGTTGGACCCAGATAAGAAAACCGATTGGAAGGCCCAATTCTTTGCCGTTGGTGGCTCAGCGTTTCTGTTTTTAAAAGACAAGCAGGATACAGTGACCAGAAATCGCGTACTTGAGATGTTAAACAACTTGCCCGAAAATGAAAAAAAATGCTTTCGTATCATTCATGAAAATCAAATGAAGGAAATTGGAGCGAACCCATCGGCCAGTTTTGCGCTATCAGGTTTGCAGGGTACATCTTTTGGAAACAGCGTTGTAGGAGAACCTATGAAAGAAGGGAAAGGTGGCACGCATGGACATTTCCCCGATACACAGCCTATTCAAACAGGCTTTGTCGCAACCGGACCGAAGCTCAACCAAGGTGTTTCTATTGAGGAGATGGATCTTAAAGATGTGACGATGTTCGTGAAAGAATATCTCCAATTGAATATGCCTACTGCGAAGGGACGATCATCCCAACCTTATTTTGAATAG
- a CDS encoding glycosyl hydrolase, producing the protein MRIMKIKQVLKNICLAICVIVSQQIYAQTNPWPAIQKEMKPWTRWWWMGNAVDKENINALLEEYHRVGMGGVEIAPIYGAKGYENRYINYLSPEWMEMLRFTTKAAENLDMGVDLTNGTGWPFGGRQVDAQHAATKLIVQKYLVNGGTPLSDKIKSPDQKQPDARLLSLTAYDDKGNTQLLTDKVAADGSLQWQPNTGNWELYATFLGKTKQQVKRAAPGGEGFTLDHLSLKALTAYLQPFEKAFGEEPLGIRAFYNDSYEVYGADWTPDLFDAFQQKRGYDLRLHMRDFLRDDTASDKVARIKSDYRETLAELLLENFTQPWTSWAHKYQGITKNQAHGSPGNLLDLYAAVDIPEAETFGSSYFAIPGLRRDSADVRNVDPDPMMLKFASSAANITGKKYVSCETFTWLTEHFKTSWAQCKPEVEQAFLAGINHVFYHGTTYSPSDAKWPGWLFYASVNFVPANPLWAHLSGLNEYITRVQSVLQTGRADNELLIYWPVYDAWHNGKGRDMPLKVHDIDEWLHPTAFYENAQDLQKEGYAFDFISDKLLSEIHVNNNQLSFHGQSLSHQVLIVPEVEIMPLETLHHLARLSEEGATIIFQSLPKDVPGRHDLEKRRAAFHKLLKHMQSKADGEKSTVMISKNVSDALANSGIKGESLAKTGLQFIRRKEGKSVYYYMVNHTDQAVDKDVALNASGKTHYLLDPLSGKSGLASLNNDGEDQLTRIQLAPGQAILLKITEEQPQEMVQWPYINQKQESIAVAGKWNVRFNEGGPIIPKTHDTTELVSWTSFPDSATTSFSGTATYRLTIDLPSIETRDVLLKVDQIGESARVKVNGKEAGLLWSIPYQLSVGEFLQAGKNEIEIEVANLMANRIRYMDEKQLTWRGYHEINFVDINYEPFDASKWKVMPAGLIGEVQLIPYD; encoded by the coding sequence ATGAGAATTATGAAAATAAAACAAGTATTAAAAAATATTTGCCTAGCCATATGCGTGATCGTCAGTCAGCAAATTTACGCACAGACCAATCCTTGGCCTGCCATTCAAAAGGAAATGAAGCCTTGGACCCGTTGGTGGTGGATGGGGAATGCCGTAGATAAGGAAAACATCAATGCTTTACTGGAAGAATATCACCGAGTGGGTATGGGAGGGGTAGAGATTGCTCCGATCTACGGAGCCAAAGGTTATGAAAACCGATACATCAACTACCTCTCGCCAGAATGGATGGAGATGTTACGTTTCACAACGAAAGCTGCTGAAAATCTGGATATGGGCGTAGACCTGACCAATGGCACGGGGTGGCCGTTCGGAGGACGGCAGGTAGATGCCCAACATGCGGCAACTAAATTGATTGTTCAAAAATACCTGGTCAACGGTGGAACACCCTTGTCCGACAAGATAAAATCGCCGGATCAGAAACAGCCGGATGCTAGACTGCTTTCATTAACAGCCTATGACGATAAGGGGAACACGCAACTGCTTACCGATAAAGTAGCGGCAGATGGTAGTTTGCAATGGCAACCCAATACAGGTAATTGGGAATTATATGCTACTTTTTTAGGAAAAACGAAGCAGCAGGTTAAAAGAGCTGCCCCTGGAGGTGAAGGTTTTACTTTAGACCACCTTTCTTTGAAAGCGTTAACGGCATATTTACAGCCTTTCGAAAAGGCCTTCGGTGAAGAACCTTTAGGTATACGGGCTTTTTATAATGATAGCTATGAGGTATATGGTGCCGATTGGACACCTGATCTTTTTGATGCTTTTCAACAGAAGAGGGGTTATGACCTTCGATTACATATGCGCGATTTTTTGCGTGATGATACGGCTTCCGATAAAGTGGCGAGAATCAAATCAGACTATCGTGAAACGCTGGCAGAACTTTTACTGGAGAATTTTACGCAACCATGGACGTCCTGGGCTCATAAATACCAAGGTATTACCAAAAATCAGGCACACGGCTCCCCCGGAAATTTATTGGATCTTTATGCTGCGGTTGATATTCCTGAAGCGGAAACCTTTGGTTCAAGTTATTTTGCCATACCGGGTTTAAGAAGGGATAGTGCAGATGTACGAAATGTCGACCCCGACCCCATGATGTTGAAATTCGCATCTTCAGCAGCAAATATTACCGGGAAAAAATATGTTTCCTGTGAAACATTTACCTGGCTTACCGAACATTTTAAAACATCGTGGGCACAGTGTAAGCCAGAGGTAGAACAGGCTTTTTTGGCAGGGATCAATCATGTCTTTTACCATGGAACTACCTATTCGCCCAGCGACGCTAAATGGCCAGGCTGGCTATTCTATGCTTCCGTGAATTTCGTGCCGGCCAATCCTTTGTGGGCGCACCTGTCTGGTTTAAATGAATACATTACCCGTGTACAGTCGGTGCTTCAGACGGGGCGGGCAGACAATGAGCTGTTGATCTATTGGCCGGTCTACGACGCATGGCATAACGGAAAAGGCCGAGATATGCCTTTAAAAGTACATGATATCGATGAGTGGCTACATCCCACCGCATTTTATGAAAATGCGCAAGATTTGCAGAAAGAGGGATATGCCTTTGATTTTATCTCGGATAAATTATTGTCAGAAATCCATGTAAACAACAACCAGTTGTCTTTTCATGGGCAATCGCTGTCGCACCAAGTACTTATTGTACCTGAGGTAGAAATCATGCCCCTGGAGACTTTGCATCATCTTGCCCGCCTAAGTGAAGAAGGTGCTACCATCATTTTTCAGTCCTTACCCAAAGATGTGCCGGGCAGGCACGATCTTGAAAAAAGGAGAGCGGCATTCCATAAACTGCTGAAGCACATGCAGTCGAAAGCTGACGGTGAAAAAAGCACGGTTATGATCAGTAAAAACGTGTCGGATGCCTTGGCCAATAGTGGGATAAAAGGGGAGAGTTTAGCCAAAACCGGACTCCAATTTATCCGTAGAAAGGAAGGGAAAAGTGTCTACTATTACATGGTAAATCATACGGATCAAGCAGTGGACAAGGATGTAGCGCTGAATGCTTCCGGGAAGACCCATTATTTATTAGATCCGCTATCGGGTAAAAGCGGATTAGCGAGTCTAAACAATGATGGAGAAGATCAATTGACGCGCATTCAGCTGGCTCCCGGACAGGCCATCCTATTGAAAATAACGGAAGAGCAGCCACAGGAAATGGTCCAATGGCCATATATTAATCAGAAACAGGAAAGCATAGCAGTGGCGGGAAAATGGAACGTGCGTTTTAATGAGGGCGGTCCGATAATCCCTAAAACGCATGATACGACGGAATTGGTATCATGGACGAGCTTTCCAGATAGTGCGACAACCTCCTTCTCAGGAACAGCTACCTATCGCCTTACCATTGATCTGCCAAGCATCGAAACGCGTGATGTGTTGTTAAAGGTCGACCAAATTGGCGAAAGTGCAAGAGTGAAGGTTAACGGTAAGGAAGCGGGATTATTGTGGAGTATACCCTATCAGCTAAGTGTAGGCGAATTCTTACAGGCGGGAAAGAATGAAATTGAAATAGAGGTAGCCAATCTCATGGCCAATAGGATTCGGTATATGGATGAAAAGCAGCTGACATGGCGCGGATACCACGAAATCAACTTTGTAGACATCAATTATGAACCTTTTGACGCCTCGAAGTGGAAGGTCATGCCTGCTGGATTGATTGGAGAAGTTCAGCTTATTCCCTATGATTGA
- the rhaM gene encoding L-rhamnose mutarotase has product MAKVAFKMKLMPGFKDEYQRRHDVIWPELSALLKNYGISDYTIFLDEETNTLFAVQQQSGETSSQDLGENPIIKKWWAYMADIMETNADDSPVSQPLKKVFHLD; this is encoded by the coding sequence ATGGCAAAAGTAGCTTTTAAAATGAAATTGATGCCTGGATTCAAAGATGAATACCAAAGGCGACATGATGTTATATGGCCGGAGTTAAGTGCGTTACTTAAAAATTATGGCATCAGTGATTACACTATTTTTTTAGATGAAGAAACCAATACCTTATTTGCTGTGCAACAGCAATCGGGAGAAACCTCATCACAGGATTTGGGTGAAAACCCGATCATAAAAAAATGGTGGGCGTACATGGCCGATATTATGGAAACCAATGCCGATGATTCACCGGTAAGTCAGCCCTTGAAAAAAGTCTTTCACCTGGATTAA
- a CDS encoding glycoside hydrolase family 31 protein codes for MINSIKHNLSLIALLLIVTAKAQPLGNYKGGFKRENNTFHFTTEQGAVALSFCEEAMFRVRAAWGGSFEAPEHLMVSRYDWGDVSVSATEEASHFLLKTALLEIRVQKHPFGIAVYDKAGELLSQDVEALRKEGTAVYTTKSLAVDEHFFGFGERMDFLDQRNKRLTLNVGRGKGRPHEVGAYNVLEANYSPIPFFMSTRGYGIFLHNSFETKWDMGSSVSDAYTFGAGAGELDYYFIYGPSFPRILDHYTDLTGKSPLLAKFALGLHVGTYSGGTWGHEELTSDQYVIELARKFRELGIPIDLLWLDSTWRIFGKEGGKGATSFEWRETFKDPKGMFDSLYAMNYQMVGLHLRPRFDNGEKLNLLDQARAKGLVYPEPDNKGEFVNFFDQQSVDWWWDNGVKRVADLGAMFLKTDEGSAFGGLANESDKTGPTDETAQRLHNVFPIAYAKAPYEKFQEFNGLRGLNHTREGYAGIQRYPFIFAGDWPSEWQYFEPVIKAGLNIGLSGVGFWGHCMGGFEHVADPELYIRWVQFGMFSPIAMLFGMEHPQYKEPWQYGEDALRNFKKYDALRYALIPYIYSSSYQQYQTGIPLMRALPVHYQDDPNVYNITDQYLFGDALMVCPVTTKGAKTRTVYLPDGTWYNYWTGEEYEGRQYVHVTTPLDTLPLFAKAGAIIPMQQVTQYTGGQNIKQLTLDIFPGNDGRFSLYDDDGKSLDYQEGVFAITDIAAELTAEKFIVHVEQPKGGFKGEPHNFLFKIRWNGRTKPKEVAENEHAVEEMKSLTDLKGTSGWFYDEKEEHIYIGTLSENAQDINVNIGLN; via the coding sequence ATGATTAACTCCATAAAACATAACTTATCATTAATAGCATTGCTACTCATAGTTACTGCCAAGGCGCAGCCGCTGGGGAACTACAAGGGGGGCTTTAAACGGGAAAACAACACCTTTCACTTTACAACAGAACAAGGTGCCGTAGCGTTAAGCTTCTGTGAGGAGGCGATGTTCAGGGTTCGTGCTGCCTGGGGCGGATCCTTTGAAGCGCCCGAGCATTTGATGGTATCCCGTTATGATTGGGGCGACGTGAGCGTGTCTGCAACGGAAGAAGCCAGTCATTTCTTACTGAAGACGGCACTGTTGGAAATAAGAGTGCAAAAGCATCCCTTTGGAATCGCGGTATATGATAAAGCAGGGGAATTACTTTCGCAAGATGTGGAAGCACTCCGAAAAGAAGGAACAGCAGTTTATACCACTAAAAGCTTAGCCGTAGACGAACATTTCTTTGGCTTTGGTGAACGCATGGATTTTCTCGATCAACGAAATAAGCGTCTGACCTTAAACGTGGGAAGGGGGAAAGGACGGCCGCATGAGGTGGGTGCATATAATGTCTTGGAGGCAAACTATTCGCCGATCCCCTTCTTTATGAGCACTAGGGGTTATGGCATTTTTTTACATAATTCCTTTGAAACAAAGTGGGATATGGGAAGTAGCGTATCTGATGCTTATACCTTTGGAGCAGGGGCTGGTGAGCTTGATTACTATTTTATCTACGGGCCATCCTTCCCGCGCATCCTAGATCATTATACCGATCTTACCGGCAAATCGCCTCTGCTAGCTAAATTTGCACTAGGCCTGCACGTAGGGACCTACAGCGGAGGCACTTGGGGGCACGAGGAATTAACATCGGATCAATACGTAATTGAACTGGCCAGGAAATTCCGGGAGCTGGGTATTCCTATCGATCTTTTATGGTTAGACTCAACCTGGCGTATCTTTGGGAAGGAAGGTGGAAAAGGCGCTACTTCTTTCGAATGGAGAGAAACATTTAAAGATCCTAAGGGCATGTTTGATAGCTTGTATGCCATGAATTATCAGATGGTAGGGCTACATCTTAGACCTCGATTTGACAATGGTGAAAAATTGAATCTCTTAGATCAGGCCCGGGCGAAAGGATTGGTATATCCCGAACCGGATAATAAGGGCGAATTTGTTAATTTTTTCGATCAGCAATCGGTCGATTGGTGGTGGGATAACGGCGTCAAGCGGGTGGCAGATTTGGGCGCAATGTTCCTGAAAACGGATGAAGGAAGTGCTTTCGGTGGACTGGCCAATGAAAGCGATAAGACCGGGCCAACAGATGAAACTGCACAGCGATTGCATAACGTATTTCCGATAGCCTATGCGAAGGCTCCCTACGAGAAATTTCAGGAGTTTAATGGCTTGCGGGGGCTAAATCATACGCGTGAAGGTTATGCCGGTATTCAGCGCTATCCTTTTATTTTTGCGGGCGATTGGCCAAGCGAATGGCAGTATTTTGAGCCGGTTATAAAGGCAGGATTGAACATCGGGCTTTCTGGTGTAGGTTTTTGGGGTCACTGTATGGGAGGTTTCGAACACGTAGCCGATCCAGAACTTTATATCAGGTGGGTACAGTTTGGTATGTTCAGTCCCATCGCCATGCTTTTTGGTATGGAACATCCGCAGTACAAAGAACCCTGGCAATATGGAGAGGATGCCTTGCGTAATTTCAAAAAATACGATGCCTTACGTTATGCGCTCATTCCTTATATATACAGCAGCAGCTATCAGCAATACCAAACGGGCATACCGCTCATGCGGGCACTGCCTGTACATTACCAAGATGATCCAAATGTGTACAATATTACCGATCAATACTTATTCGGTGATGCATTGATGGTTTGTCCGGTTACCACCAAAGGCGCAAAGACGCGTACCGTATACCTGCCCGACGGTACCTGGTATAACTATTGGACCGGAGAGGAGTATGAAGGCAGGCAATATGTTCACGTGACCACTCCGCTAGATACCTTGCCGCTGTTTGCTAAAGCGGGTGCCATCATTCCCATGCAGCAGGTAACGCAATATACCGGCGGGCAAAATATTAAGCAACTAACGCTCGATATTTTTCCGGGCAACGATGGCCGATTTAGCTTATATGATGATGATGGTAAGAGCTTGGATTATCAGGAAGGTGTATTTGCAATAACCGACATTGCTGCTGAACTTACAGCGGAAAAGTTTATCGTTCATGTAGAACAACCAAAAGGGGGCTTTAAAGGTGAACCGCATAATTTCCTGTTCAAAATTCGCTGGAATGGCAGAACTAAACCAAAAGAGGTTGCGGAAAACGAACATGCAGTAGAGGAAATGAAGAGCTTGACAGACTTGAAAGGTACTTCCGGTTGGTTCTATGATGAAAAGGAAGAACATATCTATATCGGTACCTTATCCGAAAATGCACAGGATATAAATGTAAATATCGGGCTTAATTGA
- a CDS encoding glycoside hydrolase family 88 protein has product MILRNKGLHLLTSILCLAFSLANAQQLPEKEKILEQLRSANSYFMQKWPDAGKTIITNKERPSNIWTRAVYYEGLMELQKIDPQQTYVDYAVQWGEKHQWSLSGGPYIRHADYQCCGQTYIDLYNMEPEEVRIKAIKENIDAMVASDQVDDWTWIDAIQMAMPVFVKLGVTYNDPKYFDKMYDLYSHTKFKEGGNGLYNPEDGLWWRDKDFVPPYKEPNGEDCYWSRGNGWVVAALVKVLQDLPKTDPHYEEYLTDFKTMLEALAPIQREDGFWNVSLHDPNNFGGKEASGTALFTYGMAWGINDGIIDKKVYLPVVLKGWKALSKESLHENGFLGYLQGTGKEPKDGQPVTYTSKPDFEDYGLGCFLLAGVEVYKLVK; this is encoded by the coding sequence ATGATACTAAGAAATAAAGGGCTTCACCTATTAACAAGTATACTTTGCCTAGCTTTTTCCTTAGCGAACGCTCAGCAGCTTCCCGAAAAAGAGAAAATATTGGAACAGTTACGATCCGCCAACAGCTACTTTATGCAAAAATGGCCCGACGCAGGTAAGACAATTATCACCAATAAAGAACGACCATCTAACATCTGGACACGCGCCGTCTATTACGAGGGATTAATGGAGCTGCAGAAAATAGATCCGCAACAGACTTATGTAGATTACGCCGTGCAGTGGGGCGAAAAGCATCAATGGAGCCTTTCTGGTGGCCCTTATATCCGTCATGCAGATTATCAATGTTGTGGTCAAACCTATATTGACCTGTATAATATGGAGCCGGAAGAAGTACGCATAAAGGCTATCAAGGAGAATATAGATGCCATGGTGGCCAGTGATCAGGTTGACGACTGGACCTGGATAGATGCTATTCAAATGGCAATGCCTGTATTTGTAAAACTGGGTGTTACTTATAACGACCCCAAATATTTTGATAAGATGTATGATCTCTATAGCCATACCAAATTTAAAGAGGGAGGTAATGGCTTGTATAATCCGGAAGATGGGCTCTGGTGGCGGGATAAAGATTTTGTCCCTCCTTATAAAGAACCTAATGGAGAAGACTGCTATTGGTCGCGCGGTAATGGTTGGGTGGTCGCTGCATTGGTAAAGGTCTTACAAGATCTTCCAAAAACAGATCCGCACTATGAAGAGTACTTAACGGATTTTAAAACGATGCTTGAAGCTTTGGCACCCATACAACGTGAAGATGGTTTTTGGAATGTGAGCCTACATGACCCGAATAACTTTGGAGGCAAAGAAGCGTCTGGAACGGCCTTATTTACATACGGTATGGCATGGGGTATTAATGACGGAATCATCGATAAAAAGGTGTATCTTCCCGTTGTGTTGAAAGGCTGGAAGGCCCTGTCAAAAGAATCGCTGCACGAGAATGGTTTCTTGGGTTATCTGCAGGGAACGGGAAAGGAGCCCAAAGACGGACAACCGGTAACGTATACCAGTAAACCTGATTTTGAAGATTATGGCCTTGGATGTTTTTTATTGGCAGGCGTAGAAGTTTATAAATTAGTGAAATAG
- a CDS encoding rhamnogalacturonan acetylesterase, with protein sequence MNTKIKRMSLGLLIAIGTMSFIYVQDHKPTLYLIGDSTVKNGQDKGDRDEWGWGNLIAVHMDTSKIRIQNRALGGTSTRTYRSKGLWDEVLKDLKRDDVVIIQFGHNDGGPLDDTARARGTMKGIGNEQQEIHNPLTNRQETVRTYGWYLKKYIEEAKAKGAQVIICSPVPRNNFSAGKTIRQEDSYTQWAEQVAKQEKVPFINLQERVANEYDKLGEEEVAKFFPNDHTHTNRAGAQLNAKVFIQELRKMKKNALNKFIK encoded by the coding sequence ATGAATACAAAAATTAAAAGAATGAGCCTTGGTTTGCTAATTGCGATTGGCACGATGTCTTTTATCTACGTTCAAGACCATAAACCAACGCTTTATTTAATAGGCGACTCTACAGTTAAAAATGGACAGGACAAGGGCGACCGCGATGAGTGGGGGTGGGGTAATTTAATTGCCGTGCATATGGATACTTCGAAGATTAGAATCCAGAATCGTGCTTTGGGAGGAACAAGTACGCGGACTTATAGGAGCAAAGGATTGTGGGACGAGGTATTGAAAGATTTAAAGCGCGATGACGTGGTAATTATCCAGTTCGGCCATAATGACGGAGGACCACTCGATGATACTGCACGTGCTCGCGGTACCATGAAAGGTATAGGAAATGAGCAGCAAGAAATCCATAATCCCTTAACGAATCGACAGGAAACGGTACGCACCTACGGTTGGTATCTCAAAAAGTATATAGAGGAAGCAAAAGCAAAAGGCGCACAGGTAATCATCTGTTCTCCCGTACCCCGAAATAATTTTAGCGCAGGTAAAACGATTCGACAAGAAGACAGCTATACACAATGGGCCGAACAGGTTGCCAAGCAGGAAAAAGTACCTTTTATCAATTTGCAAGAGCGTGTAGCAAATGAATACGATAAACTCGGCGAAGAGGAAGTGGCTAAATTTTTCCCGAATGATCATACCCATACCAACCGCGCAGGAGCTCAACTAAATGCTAAGGTGTTTATTCAGGAATTGAGGAAAATGAAAAAAAATGCTTTAAATAAATTTATCAAATAA